Proteins co-encoded in one Nothobranchius furzeri strain GRZ-AD chromosome 4, NfurGRZ-RIMD1, whole genome shotgun sequence genomic window:
- the LOC139069605 gene encoding uncharacterized protein isoform X1 codes for MKALSVTWQLWVIRSAFLIGTRTRVVSGDTFFMVLVTPPQPFLISDQRGAFLFKVDGGQNLTPEDCLSFGFLSTSLDTDLYSRIWIFNTRTLSPPSITHLSSHPLPHPPGRPASLHLCSLSCASPGSLPLPPPANPYTHHNAELFLQFQPQTYLCTLSSSL; via the exons atgaaggctttgagcgtgacctggcagctctgggtgataaggtccgctttcctgatcggtaccaggacccgagttgtctctggagacacgttcttcatggttctggtgactccaccccagccgttcctgatcagcgatcagcggggtgctttcctatttaaggtggatggaggacaaaatttgacgccagaagattgcctcagttttg gattcctgtcgacctcattggatactgacctctactccaggatttggatattcaacacacggaccttatcaccaccctccataacccacctctcatctcacccgttgccccatccaccaggacgccccgcttctctccacctctgctccctctcctgcgcttcccccggctctctacctctccctcctccagccaacccatacacccaccaca atgctgagctgtttttgcagttccaaccacagacttatctgtgcaccttaagttcctccttataa
- the LOC139069605 gene encoding spectrin alpha chain, non-erythrocytic 1-like isoform X3 yields MNLASRLSPRKERPWWKKQQVAPTDDETGKELVLALYDYQEKSPGEVTMKKGDILTLLNSTNKVVLLELASLAE; encoded by the exons atgaacctcgcatcaaggctgtcacccagaaaggagagaccatggtggaagaag caacaagtggctccaactgacgatgagaccgggaaggagctggttctggctctgtacgactaccaggagaagagtcctggagaggtcaccatgaagaagggcgacatcctcacgctgctcaacagcaccaacaag gttgttttacttgaactcgcgtctttagctgaatga
- the LOC139069605 gene encoding spectrin alpha chain, non-erythrocytic 1-like isoform X2 codes for MVEEGHFAGSEPSARQNILIHHVLTPDLLTQQQQVAPTDDETGKELVLALYDYQEKSPGEVTMKKGDILTLLNSTNKVVLLELASLAE; via the exons atggtggaagaag gtcacttcgctggttcagaaccctcggcccgtcagaacattcttatccaccacgttctaacaccagacctgttaacccaacagcaacaagtggctccaactgacgatgagaccgggaaggagctggttctggctctgtacgactaccaggagaagagtcctggagaggtcaccatgaagaagggcgacatcctcacgctgctcaacagcaccaacaag gttgttttacttgaactcgcgtctttagctgaatga